The genomic interval CGGAAGAAGGTCCTGGTCGTCCTCTTCATCGCTGCCGCAATTTTTTCCCACTACTCGACGTCGTTTATCTTCTTTGGAATCCTGGTTTTTGCATGGGTCGGGACCGGCATCCTCTCCCTCAGGTACCCTGTCCGTCCCGCTCCGTCGTTTGACATCCTGGTGATCTTTCTTGCCCTGATGTATGTCTGGTACGCCCTGGTCACGGTCGTCCCGTCGCAGATGTTCCTGGAGTTCATCGACAAGACCATTGAAAACCTGGACCAGTTCCTGATGCCCGGGACGCGCGGCGAGGACGTCCAGAGGTTATTCGGCGCACAGGCTCTCAACAAGGGTTTCCCCTATGTCATCCAGCTGGCACTGTCCTGGGTCGGTATCGGCCTCATCGCTATCGGGTCTCTTGCCGTGGCCCTGGACCTCAGGCGCACGGTCCTTCCGGGCAGGGAGACGGCGGAGTACCTGGAGAACAAGTTCAGCGGTCTGTTCTTTGTCCTGGTCATCATCGTCACCGGCCTCCTCGGCCTGATGGTCGTCGTGCCCTATGTCTCTGACGGTTACGACCTCGCCCGGGTGCTCCCCCTCTCCAACACGATCCTTTCAGTCATGTTCGTAGTTGGGGGCATCGCCATTGCTGAAGTCCTGCGTTTTGTCGTACAGTCCACTGGAGAAAGGAGAGAACACCTGACCGCTCACCATGGGGGGGACCGGAGCCTGCTGATGAAGATGTCGCTTGCGGTGATCCTTGTCGTCCTGCTCCCGTACTTCCTCTCGGTGACGGGCGTCCTGCACACCCTGTACGGCGACCACCGCGATGTCGTCTTCCATGCTGACGGGCCGCAGTACGACATGAAGTATGTCCATGAAACGGAAGCACAGGGGGCGGTCTGGTTAAATCAGAGGATGGACCCGGAGATGAGGGTCTTTGCAGACGGGTTCGGGATATCGCGGCTGATGAGCCTGGGCACGATGCCGCCCTCGTCTCTTGCCTCCTTTGTCCAGTATGGCTGGGTCTCTCGCGAGAGTTATGTCTATCTCAGGCACAAAAACGTGGTCGACGGCAATCTTATCGATTTTGACGGAAAATACCGCGATATGGACGAGTTCGCCCAGTTATTCCGGCACAAGAGTAAGGTCTACGCCAATGGCGGGGCCACGATCTGGACCGGGTGAATGAAAGGAGGGTTCGAAGGTCGAAGACCGTCTCGAATCCCCCCGGGCGTCCCCGAACTTAGGATCGGACCGGGGAAGACAGAACCGGAGATACCGAGGGAGATTGCCATCCACTCCTATCCAAATGGTGAGGGGATCGGGGGGTGCGAGCGGAGCGAGCTTGAGAAAACGGAACGTTTTCGAGTGAAACCCCCCGGAGAAGAACGCCGATCTACCGCCGCCATATACGCCCCCGGATCCCAGATCCGGGCAATATCCGCTCCCCCTCCCTCCTCCTCGGCGGCACCGGGGGGACCGGGAGAGGGGACGGCATTACCTGCAGTCATACCAACGGCGAGAGGGCGTT from Methanofollis sp. carries:
- a CDS encoding DUF2206 domain-containing protein — its product is MELSARERLIALVGILLLFDGAFLLDIPILREVLGAAVIAVIPGMLILSIVRPGKITLLEYCLLAVGASIAFLMIGGLLYNNLLMYLGITNPFTGRLLLDFYNLAIIVLAAAWYLTNNDRSFSLPDVSMKAADMAFLLPGLIFPSLSVLGMHQINTAGNNLLLLGLLIAVLVYIAALSICHAKVSPWLLPAAILLLSVTLILPLALRSNYIIGTDSHFEYFTFITTLENAHWSIIGSAQLDSCLSISILPSVFQIITGVPPMMLFKVLFALIFSISPLIVYSIAKQYLAGIYAFLAAAFFMIQPQFMTAASNSRTVLALLFFMLTIMLLLNEGLNPARKKVLVVLFIAAAIFSHYSTSFIFFGILVFAWVGTGILSLRYPVRPAPSFDILVIFLALMYVWYALVTVVPSQMFLEFIDKTIENLDQFLMPGTRGEDVQRLFGAQALNKGFPYVIQLALSWVGIGLIAIGSLAVALDLRRTVLPGRETAEYLENKFSGLFFVLVIIVTGLLGLMVVVPYVSDGYDLARVLPLSNTILSVMFVVGGIAIAEVLRFVVQSTGERREHLTAHHGGDRSLLMKMSLAVILVVLLPYFLSVTGVLHTLYGDHRDVVFHADGPQYDMKYVHETEAQGAVWLNQRMDPEMRVFADGFGISRLMSLGTMPPSSLASFVQYGWVSRESYVYLRHKNVVDGNLIDFDGKYRDMDEFAQLFRHKSKVYANGGATIWTG